Proteins found in one Eretmochelys imbricata isolate rEreImb1 chromosome 9, rEreImb1.hap1, whole genome shotgun sequence genomic segment:
- the LOC144270492 gene encoding ras-like protein family member 11A-like has product MRLISQNTMSQYSTNFLLLPIPEYPVLDCVPNKIIKLVVLGGSNVGKTALVVRFLTKRFIGDYEANTGALYSRKFTIDGEQISLQMQDTPFVSLEDDNDSICCQEQINRSIYWADGFVFVYSITDYDSYRVIRPLYQHIRKIHPNANIPLLLMANKGDLLRARQVSSREGLQLANELGGTYCEVSARENCEGVHEAFQQLCQEVGRMIGSCNGEKRRGLHLIRPKSPNMQDLKRRLKQALSSKGKSATTL; this is encoded by the exons ATGCGTCTCATCTCTCAGAATACTATGTCACAGTATTCTACTAACTTTCTCTTGCTTCCCATACCCGAGTATCCTGTCTTAGACTGTGTGCCCAACAAAATCATCAAGCTTGTTGTACTTGGTGGCAGTAACGTTGGCAAGACAG CCCTGGTTGTGCGCTTTCTCACTAAAAGATTTATTGGAGACTATGAGGCCAATACTG GTGCCTTGTATTCAAGAAAATTCACCATAGACGGAGAGCAGAtctccttacagatgcaggataCACCCTTTGTCTCATTGGAG GATGATAATGACAGTATTTGCTGCCAGGAGCAAATAAACCGTTCAATCTACTGGGCGGAtggttttgtatttgtttacTCCATCACGGACTATGATAGCTACCGGGTCATCCGACCCCTGTACCAGCACATTCGCAAGATCCACCCCAACGCCAACATCCCCCTGCTTCTGATGGCCAACAAAGGAGACCTGCTGCGAGCCAGGCAGGTGTCCTCCAGAGAAGGGCTTCAACTGGCCAATGAGCTGGGTGGCACTTACTGCGAAGTGTCAGCCCGGGAGAACTGTGAGGGGGTACATGAGGCCTTCCAGCAACTTTGCCAGGAGGTGGGCAGGATGATTGGAAGCTGCAATGGGGAAAAACGGAGAGGGCTCCACCTCATCCGGCCCAAGTCTCCAAACATGCAAGACTTAAAGAGACGTTTGAAACAGGCACTGTCTTCCAAAGGGAAATCTGCCACTACACTTTGA